The following proteins are encoded in a genomic region of Chryseobacterium cucumeris:
- the lysA gene encoding diaminopimelate decarboxylase: protein MNSKELLKIANEFGTPVYVYDAESIKIQYEKLTSSFLKHTKFFYAAKALTNINILKYVKNLGASLDCVSINEVKLGLKAGFSKEKILFTPNCVDLAEIEEAMTFGVHINIDNISILEQFGNKYGNTYPILVRINPHIFAGGNYKISTGHIDSKFGISIHQVRHIERVMKSTNLNVEGLHMHTGSEIKDPDVFLQALEIMLELSEHFPNLKYLDMGSGFKIPYQDSEEETDVKTLGKKVEKVISEFSKSTGKKFELWFEPGKFLVGKSGYLLVKANVIKQTTATVFVGVNSGFNHLIRPMFYDSYHMIENLSNPKGAERIYTVVGNICETDTFAWDRKLNEVREGDILAFHNAGAYGFEMSSNFNSRLKPAEVLFLDGKAHLIRKRDEFEDLLRNQIEIVM, encoded by the coding sequence ATGAATTCAAAAGAATTATTAAAGATTGCCAATGAGTTTGGCACACCGGTGTATGTTTATGATGCTGAATCCATCAAAATTCAATACGAAAAACTTACTTCTTCATTTTTAAAACATACTAAGTTCTTCTACGCAGCGAAGGCCTTGACCAATATCAATATTCTTAAGTATGTCAAGAATTTGGGTGCATCTTTGGATTGTGTATCTATCAACGAAGTTAAGCTGGGATTAAAGGCAGGATTTTCGAAAGAAAAGATATTATTTACACCCAACTGTGTTGACCTTGCTGAAATAGAGGAAGCAATGACTTTTGGAGTTCATATTAACATTGATAACATTTCTATTCTTGAGCAATTCGGGAATAAATACGGAAATACCTATCCGATTTTAGTAAGAATCAATCCGCATATTTTTGCAGGAGGTAACTATAAGATTTCAACTGGGCACATCGACAGTAAATTCGGGATTTCTATTCACCAGGTTCGTCACATCGAAAGAGTGATGAAGAGTACCAACCTTAATGTTGAAGGTCTTCACATGCACACGGGAAGTGAAATAAAAGATCCGGATGTATTCCTTCAGGCTTTGGAGATTATGCTGGAGCTTTCTGAGCATTTCCCGAACCTGAAATATCTGGATATGGGAAGCGGATTCAAAATCCCTTACCAGGATAGTGAAGAAGAAACTGATGTGAAAACATTAGGTAAAAAAGTAGAGAAAGTAATTTCTGAATTTTCAAAATCTACAGGAAAAAAATTCGAATTATGGTTTGAGCCTGGAAAATTCCTGGTGGGGAAAAGTGGATATTTATTAGTGAAAGCTAATGTGATCAAGCAGACAACAGCTACTGTTTTTGTTGGAGTGAATTCCGGATTTAATCATCTGATCCGCCCAATGTTCTATGATTCTTACCATATGATTGAAAACCTGTCCAATCCAAAAGGTGCAGAAAGAATTTATACGGTAGTAGGAAATATCTGCGAAACAGATACGTTCGCATGGGACAGAAAACTGAATGAGGTAAGAGAAGGAGATATTCTTGCTTTCCATAATGCAGGAGCTTACGGTTTTGAAATGAGTTCAAACTTCAATTCTAGATTAAAGCCAGCAGAAGTATTATTCTTAGACGGAAAAGCTCATTTGATCCGTAAAAGAGACGAGTTTGAAGATTTGTTGAGAAATCAGATTGAAATAGTAATGTAA
- a CDS encoding PolC-type DNA polymerase III, which yields MYSIIDIESNGAGYRNECIIDIAIYRYDGQKITDQFISLVNPEGDITPFVQKLTSITPKMVKTAPKFHEIAKRVIEITQNTTLVGHNIDFDYRMLRQSFKRLGYDFKINTLDTIPLAKKLIPDEVSYSLGKLVKSLGIPLTNHHRAEGDARATLELFKLLISKDIENEIIQKQHDESNAKTYINKIKELTQDLPNDKGFVYFQDEAGRIMFSDYVQDINKFSKKVFNSKSKKWEQIQKDVEQINFELTGTDIIAKLILNSKNIKKKEVLPFGLYFRNNKYVVEKNKLNKTEKPVLKFRSFTQGTKAVQFIGSQEEFKDFSVLKQKIEFRKRNELWLGPGRKLGEKLFLIIENGKVVSFGFYELFTQIQTLSKLAKLKIDLPLSSTDLNNELQLALLRADFETLPLPK from the coding sequence ATGTATTCAATTATAGATATAGAAAGTAATGGTGCAGGTTATAGAAATGAATGCATTATAGATATCGCCATCTACAGATATGACGGTCAGAAAATTACAGATCAGTTTATATCCCTTGTAAACCCCGAAGGTGATATTACTCCTTTTGTACAGAAGCTGACCAGTATTACCCCAAAAATGGTCAAGACTGCTCCGAAATTTCATGAAATTGCCAAAAGAGTGATAGAAATTACTCAGAATACAACTTTGGTAGGTCATAATATTGATTTTGATTACAGGATGCTTCGCCAGTCATTCAAAAGGCTTGGTTATGATTTTAAAATCAATACTTTAGATACAATTCCGTTAGCAAAAAAACTGATTCCTGATGAAGTAAGTTATTCCTTGGGAAAACTGGTGAAATCATTGGGTATTCCATTGACCAACCATCACAGGGCGGAAGGCGATGCAAGAGCTACATTAGAACTTTTCAAACTTCTGATCTCAAAAGATATTGAAAATGAGATTATTCAGAAGCAGCATGATGAGTCTAATGCCAAAACGTATATCAACAAGATCAAAGAACTTACACAGGATCTTCCTAATGACAAAGGTTTTGTGTATTTTCAGGATGAAGCAGGACGTATTATGTTTTCTGATTACGTTCAGGATATCAACAAATTTTCCAAAAAGGTTTTCAATTCGAAATCAAAAAAATGGGAGCAGATCCAGAAAGATGTTGAACAGATTAATTTTGAGCTTACAGGAACAGATATTATTGCCAAACTGATTCTTAATTCCAAGAATATTAAAAAGAAAGAGGTCTTACCTTTCGGATTATATTTCAGGAATAATAAATATGTAGTTGAGAAAAATAAGCTTAATAAAACTGAGAAGCCGGTCTTGAAATTCAGGTCATTTACCCAGGGAACAAAAGCTGTTCAGTTTATTGGTTCTCAGGAAGAATTTAAAGATTTTTCTGTCTTGAAACAAAAAATTGAATTCAGAAAAAGAAATGAGCTATGGCTCGGGCCGGGAAGAAAATTAGGAGAAAAACTGTTTTTAATTATAGAAAACGGAAAAGTGGTTTCATTTGGCTTCTATGAATTGTTTACACAGATTCAGACGCTGAGTAAGCTGGCTAAACTGAAAATTGATCTTCCGCTGTCTTCTACAGATTTGAATAACGAACTGCAGCTGGCACTTCTTCGAGCGGATTTTGAGACCTTACCACTGCCGAAGTGA
- a CDS encoding helicase HerA-like domain-containing protein: MADKTQFIEELNARYTPKGEHIILGKGMLDGEVVTEVNVTIPLKTINRHGLIAGATGTGKTKTLQVFAEQLSHAGIPSLVLDIKGDFSGIAEAGQMNPIIEERYAKTQLPYNPQGFPAELMSISGGKGVKLRATVTEFGPVLLSKILELNDTQQSIMSIVFKYCDDKGLPLIDLNDLKKVLQYVTDNAQGKAELAANYGSIASASLGAILRSIVALEQQGAAGFFGELSFDVHDLLETRDGKGVVNILRVADIQNKPQLFSTFMLSLFAEIYMTFPEEGDSGKPKLVLFIDEAHLIFDEASKALLSQIETMVKLIRSKGVGIYFITQIPGDVPENVLSQLGLKIQHALRGFTAKDKKEITKAVENYPTTEYYEASSLIQNLGIGEAFVTALDEKGIPTPLVHTYLISPESRMDVLSEAEVSDLTSRSAMVAKYEQALDRESAYEMLTTRMEQAAQNPAPAQKAKPVKEEPGMFEQVLQSKAGRTFTSTLMREGAKAILGMFGLGGRRR, encoded by the coding sequence ATGGCAGACAAAACACAATTTATTGAAGAACTTAACGCTAGATATACTCCTAAAGGAGAACATATAATATTAGGAAAAGGGATGTTGGATGGAGAAGTTGTTACGGAAGTAAACGTAACCATTCCCCTGAAAACGATTAACCGCCACGGTCTTATTGCAGGAGCTACCGGAACCGGTAAGACAAAAACATTACAGGTATTCGCAGAACAGCTTTCTCACGCAGGAATTCCGTCTCTCGTTCTGGATATTAAAGGAGACTTTTCCGGAATTGCAGAAGCAGGACAAATGAATCCTATCATTGAGGAAAGATATGCGAAGACACAGCTTCCTTATAATCCCCAAGGCTTTCCTGCAGAATTGATGAGTATTTCCGGAGGAAAAGGAGTGAAACTGAGGGCTACCGTTACAGAATTCGGGCCTGTTTTATTAAGCAAAATCCTTGAATTGAATGATACGCAGCAAAGCATCATGTCTATTGTCTTCAAATACTGTGATGATAAAGGACTTCCTTTAATTGACCTTAATGATCTGAAGAAAGTACTTCAGTATGTAACGGATAATGCACAGGGAAAAGCTGAGCTTGCAGCCAATTACGGATCCATTGCATCAGCCTCTCTCGGTGCTATTTTAAGATCTATTGTAGCTTTGGAGCAGCAGGGAGCAGCAGGATTTTTCGGTGAATTAAGTTTTGATGTTCATGATTTACTGGAAACAAGAGATGGAAAAGGAGTGGTTAATATTTTAAGAGTAGCAGATATTCAGAATAAGCCACAGCTTTTCTCAACGTTTATGCTTTCGCTTTTTGCTGAAATTTATATGACGTTTCCGGAAGAAGGAGACAGTGGGAAACCAAAGCTGGTATTATTCATTGATGAAGCCCATCTGATTTTTGATGAAGCTTCCAAAGCTCTTCTTTCACAGATCGAAACAATGGTGAAATTAATCCGTTCCAAAGGAGTAGGAATTTATTTTATTACCCAGATTCCCGGGGATGTTCCAGAAAATGTCCTTTCTCAATTGGGATTAAAAATACAGCATGCTTTAAGAGGATTTACTGCAAAAGATAAAAAAGAAATTACCAAAGCCGTTGAAAACTATCCTACCACAGAATATTACGAAGCTTCCAGCCTGATCCAGAATCTGGGAATTGGAGAAGCATTTGTGACAGCTCTGGATGAAAAAGGAATACCGACACCATTAGTGCATACTTACCTGATTTCTCCCGAATCGAGAATGGATGTTCTGAGTGAGGCGGAAGTCTCCGATCTTACTTCCAGATCAGCAATGGTAGCAAAATATGAGCAGGCATTAGACAGAGAGTCTGCCTACGAAATGCTGACCACCAGAATGGAACAGGCAGCACAAAACCCCGCACCTGCACAGAAGGCAAAACCCGTAAAAGAAGAACCCGGAATGTTCGAACAGGTTTTACAGAGTAAGGCTGGCCGTACCTTTACCTCTACTTTAATGAGGGAAGGAGCAAAAGCTATTCTCGGAATGTTCGGGCTGGGAGGCAGAAGAAGATAA
- a CDS encoding MBL fold metallo-hydrolase — translation MKIEQIYTGCLAQGAYYIVSENEAVIIDPLREVKPYLDRLEKDNVTLKYIFETHFHADFVSGHLDLSKKTGAPIVYGPTAVPEFDAIIAEDNQIFEIGKVKIKVLHTPGHTMESSTYLLIDENGVETAIFTGDTLFLGDVGRPDLAQKATNLTQEDLAGILYDSLQSKIMPLDDSITVYPAHGAGSACGKNMQKETVDILGNQKKNNYALNQPDKESFIREVLDGLTAPPKYFGMNVALNKGGYESLDVVMNKGLQPVEAEDFEALAEETGALILDTRGAADFHKGFVPNSINIGLKGDFAPWVGTLIVDVKHPLLLITDEGTEEEVITRLSRVGFDNVIGYLKGSFEAWKNAGKETDEIKRITPAEFAEQFTADATVIDVRKLTEYSAEHIDNAYNKPLDTISDWARTIDDSEHFFLHCAGGYRSMIAASILNSHGIRNFTEIEGGFNGIKKTERLPTTDFVCQSKTL, via the coding sequence ATGAAAATTGAACAAATATATACGGGCTGTCTGGCTCAGGGTGCCTATTATATTGTATCAGAGAATGAAGCTGTCATTATTGATCCTTTAAGAGAAGTAAAACCCTATCTGGATCGCCTGGAAAAAGATAATGTCACTTTAAAATATATTTTTGAAACTCATTTCCATGCTGATTTCGTATCCGGACATTTGGATTTAAGCAAGAAAACAGGTGCTCCGATTGTATACGGACCTACTGCTGTTCCGGAATTTGACGCTATTATTGCTGAAGATAATCAGATTTTTGAGATAGGAAAAGTGAAAATAAAGGTACTGCACACACCGGGACACACCATGGAAAGTAGTACTTACCTTTTAATAGACGAAAATGGTGTTGAAACGGCAATTTTCACAGGTGATACATTGTTTCTGGGAGATGTAGGAAGACCGGATCTTGCCCAAAAGGCGACTAATCTTACCCAGGAGGATCTTGCGGGAATTCTATATGACAGTCTTCAGAGCAAAATCATGCCATTGGATGACAGCATCACTGTTTATCCGGCTCACGGCGCTGGTTCTGCCTGTGGAAAGAATATGCAGAAGGAAACTGTTGATATTCTGGGGAACCAGAAAAAAAACAATTATGCTCTTAACCAACCGGACAAAGAGTCTTTCATCAGAGAAGTTCTGGATGGTTTAACAGCTCCACCGAAATACTTCGGAATGAATGTCGCTTTAAATAAAGGTGGCTATGAAAGTCTTGATGTTGTAATGAACAAAGGACTACAGCCTGTTGAAGCGGAGGACTTTGAAGCTTTGGCGGAAGAAACAGGAGCATTAATTTTAGATACAAGAGGAGCTGCGGACTTCCATAAAGGATTTGTCCCCAACTCTATCAATATAGGACTGAAAGGAGATTTCGCCCCATGGGTAGGAACTCTTATTGTAGATGTAAAACACCCTTTATTATTAATTACTGATGAAGGAACTGAAGAGGAAGTGATCACCAGACTAAGCAGAGTAGGTTTTGATAATGTGATAGGATACCTGAAAGGCAGTTTTGAAGCATGGAAAAATGCAGGTAAGGAAACGGATGAAATCAAAAGAATTACTCCGGCTGAATTTGCAGAACAATTTACAGCAGACGCTACAGTAATTGATGTAAGAAAACTTACGGAGTATTCCGCAGAACACATTGACAATGCTTATAACAAGCCACTAGACACTATCAGTGACTGGGCTCGTACCATTGATGATTCTGAACATTTCTTCCTGCACTGCGCAGGTGGGTACAGAAGCATGATTGCCGCAAGCATTCTTAACTCACACGGAATCAGGAATTTTACTGAAATAGAAGGTGGTTTTAACGGGATCAAAAAAACGGAAAGACTGCCAACTACCGATTTCGTATGCCAATCTAAGACCCTGTAA
- a CDS encoding rhodanese-like domain-containing protein, protein MKIQFSGLILVLAFMLSSCKTSPTTAIPTASIKEVVNSPEVTLVDVRIPEQYAAGTAKNAINIPLAEIQNNIETLKGKKVVVFCNKGIQADQAMEILKKNGVEAYDGTTWKNVKAIQDETNKKAN, encoded by the coding sequence ATGAAAATTCAGTTTTCCGGATTAATTTTAGTGTTAGCTTTTATGCTAAGTAGCTGTAAGACATCACCTACAACAGCAATTCCTACTGCCAGCATTAAAGAAGTAGTCAACAGTCCTGAGGTAACACTGGTAGATGTCAGGATTCCGGAGCAGTATGCTGCAGGAACAGCAAAAAATGCGATCAATATTCCTTTGGCAGAGATTCAAAACAACATAGAAACTTTAAAAGGAAAAAAAGTTGTTGTATTTTGCAATAAAGGAATTCAGGCAGATCAGGCTATGGAAATTCTGAAGAAAAATGGTGTGGAGGCTTATGATGGTACAACCTGGAAAAATGTAAAAGCGATTCAGGACGAAACAAACAAAAAAGCAAACTAA
- a CDS encoding thioredoxin family protein: protein MSQKFQEIIDSERPVLIDFFATWCQPCKVQSSVLNTVKENIGEGARILKVDVDQYPALAAQYGVRGVPTLAIFKKGEMLWKESGVHDVNTLTQLLQQYA from the coding sequence ATGTCACAAAAATTTCAGGAAATTATAGATTCCGAAAGACCTGTTCTGATAGATTTTTTCGCAACATGGTGCCAGCCTTGTAAAGTACAGTCTTCGGTATTAAATACGGTAAAGGAAAACATTGGCGAAGGGGCCAGAATTTTAAAAGTAGATGTAGATCAATATCCCGCATTGGCTGCTCAATACGGAGTGCGCGGGGTTCCTACACTGGCCATTTTCAAAAAAGGAGAAATGCTATGGAAGGAAAGTGGTGTTCATGATGTGAATACCCTCACCCAACTTTTACAACAATACGCTTAA
- a CDS encoding nitrilase family protein, which produces MKVAGLNLDIIWKNKTENFARIESELLNVEADLFLLPEMFSTGFCMDASEVSDRNNESLEFLKKISKEKNAAFCGSAPVEQNGNFYNRMYFVKPDGEISFYDKRHLFSFSGEDKVYTPGKERVIVEYKGIRFLLQVCYDLRFPVFARNNDDYDAILYVANWPEKRVGAWEHLLKARAIENLSFVFGLNRIGTDGNDLLYQESSHCFFGDGKEISQKQGNFVSAELYLEELKDFRKHFQFLNDRDSFSIEF; this is translated from the coding sequence ATGAAAGTTGCAGGGCTAAATTTAGATATCATCTGGAAAAATAAAACTGAGAATTTTGCACGGATAGAAAGTGAACTGCTGAATGTGGAGGCAGATCTGTTTCTTCTTCCTGAAATGTTTTCAACAGGTTTCTGTATGGATGCTTCCGAAGTATCAGACAGGAATAATGAATCGCTGGAATTTTTGAAAAAGATCTCAAAAGAGAAAAATGCAGCATTCTGCGGAAGTGCTCCGGTAGAACAAAATGGAAACTTCTACAACAGGATGTATTTTGTGAAGCCGGATGGCGAAATCTCTTTTTATGATAAGAGGCATTTGTTCTCTTTTTCCGGAGAAGATAAGGTCTACACACCGGGAAAAGAAAGAGTAATCGTTGAATACAAAGGAATACGTTTCCTGCTTCAGGTATGTTATGATCTTCGATTTCCTGTTTTTGCCCGAAATAATGATGATTATGATGCCATTTTATATGTTGCCAACTGGCCCGAGAAGAGAGTAGGAGCCTGGGAGCATCTGTTGAAAGCCAGAGCTATTGAAAATTTATCTTTTGTATTTGGTCTCAACAGAATAGGAACTGATGGAAATGATCTGTTATATCAGGAAAGTTCTCACTGCTTCTTTGGTGATGGAAAAGAAATTTCTCAGAAACAGGGAAATTTCGTATCTGCAGAACTATACCTGGAGGAATTGAAGGACTTTAGAAAACATTTCCAGTTTTTGAATGACCGTGATTCTTTTTCTATTGAGTTTTAG
- a CDS encoding DUF6646 family protein: MKKLFFMVAIFFFGAMANAQAWTGKGDQKIQLGLSAWGYGTGITGTYDYGLNKLISVGAGINGYFDNYKDNDKDNRVFVFGRLNFHLQEALNLPSKWDIYPGVDLGVLGRDFGVGAHIGARYFFTEKIGVFAEVGNNGSLGVSFNL, translated from the coding sequence ATGAAGAAATTGTTTTTTATGGTGGCGATCTTCTTTTTTGGTGCTATGGCTAATGCTCAGGCCTGGACAGGAAAGGGAGATCAGAAAATACAACTGGGGCTGAGCGCCTGGGGATATGGAACCGGAATTACGGGAACTTACGACTATGGACTCAACAAACTTATTTCAGTGGGTGCCGGGATCAATGGGTATTTTGACAATTACAAAGACAACGATAAGGATAATCGTGTTTTTGTTTTCGGAAGACTGAACTTTCATTTGCAGGAAGCCCTGAATCTTCCTTCAAAATGGGACATTTATCCTGGTGTAGACCTTGGAGTGCTTGGAAGAGACTTTGGAGTAGGCGCTCACATCGGAGCCCGTTATTTCTTCACAGAGAAAATTGGGGTTTTTGCAGAAGTAGGCAACAATGGCAGTCTTGGCGTTTCTTTCAATTTATAA